Proteins from a single region of Gossypium arboreum isolate Shixiya-1 chromosome 1, ASM2569848v2, whole genome shotgun sequence:
- the LOC108481300 gene encoding transcription factor MYB30-like: MLDQRAIWSSVKNVSVFTAKNWSLCISVRWSAIAAMLPGRTDNEIKNHWHTNLKKHVKHKPSTTKFHDKYTNNQNLNDDHLQINPIIPPLILESSPPPPLSTNTQSPFTTTDNSVESTKADSVSDFWSEPFLLDILSDDLPTMGASAGFELDLLDGEILSPFGFYDHLDPFSF; the protein is encoded by the exons atgttagatcaaagagcaattTGGTCATCTGTTAAAAATGTATCTGTTTTTACTGCTAAAAATTGGTCCTTATGTATTAGCGTGAG GTGGTCAGCCATTGCTGCCATGTTACCAGGAAGAACAGACAATGAAATAAAGAATCATTGGCACACAAATCTCAAGAAGCACGTTAAACATAAGCCCTCAACCACGAAATTTCACGATAAATACACCAACAATCAAAACCTAAACGACGATCATCTTCAAATAAACCCCATCATTCCGCCATTGATCCTCGAAAGCTCACCACCACCACCattatcaaccaatacacaaaGCCCCTTCACCACTACAGATAATTCAGTTGAATCGACCAAAGCTGACTCTGTTTCTGATTTTTGGTCCGAACCATTTCTGTTAGACATTTTGTCGGACGATTTGCCGACGATGGGTGCTTCCGCAGGCTTTGAATTGGATCTTCTTGATGGAGAAATCTTATCACCCTTCGGTTTCTACGATCATCTTGACCCCTTCAGCTTCTAA
- the LOC108481301 gene encoding tryptophan decarboxylase TDC1-like: MGKNIESNLANTPHFNPLNPQEFRKQAHEMVDFIADYYQNIESYPVLSQVQPGYLRANLPQNAPSLPESLETILEDVENQIIPGMTHWLSPNFFAFFPSTVSTAGFLGEMLCTCFNSVGFNWIASPAATELEMLVIDWLADMLKLPKSFMFQGTGGGVIQNTTSEAILVTLIAARDKALDVDGSGNLNKFVVYASDQTHSTFAKACKIVGISPRNIRLIPTTIDAGFSLSPIQLKAAVEADMENGLVPLYLCVTLGTTSTTAVDPIELLAGVAKEHGMWVHVDAAYAGSACICPEFRHHLNGVELVDSLSLSPHKWLLSGLDCCCLWVKNPTALVKALSTNPEYLRNKQSESDSVVDFKDWQVGTGRRFKSLRLWLIFQTYGVVNLQDHIRSDVGMAKIFEDFVRSDPRFEIVVPREFGLVCFRLNPDETFGSDYTELSNQKLLDWVNSTGRVYMAHRKAGGIYVLRFAVGATLTGDNHVVAAWKLIKEGADALLKTV, from the coding sequence atgggTAAAAATATTGAATCCAACTTGGCCAACACACCCCATTTCAATCCCTTAAACCCTCAAGAGTTTAGAAAACAAGCTCATGAAATGGTGGATTTCATTGCTGATTATTATCAAAATATCGAGAGCTACCCTGTTTTAAGTCAGGTGCAACCAGGCTATCTCCGGGCTAACTTGCCGCAAAACGCACCGTCTCTGCCTGAGTCCCTTGAAACGATCCTTGAAGACGTTGAAAACCAGATAATCCCAGGGATGACGCATTGGTTAAGCCCTAATTTCTTTGCTTTTTTTCCTTCAACTGTTAGCACTGCCGGTTTCCTTGGTGAAATGCTTTGTACTTGCTTTAACTCCGTTGGTTTCAACTGGATTGCTTCGCCGGCGGCGACTGAGTTGGAAATGCTGGTCATCGATTGGCTGGCTGACATGCTGAAGCTACCCAAGTCGTTCATGTTTCAAGGTACTGGCGGTGGCGTTATCCAGAACACCACCAGTGAAGCTATTCTCGTTACGCTAATTGCGGCGAGGGACAAAGCTCTTGATGTCGACGGCTCCGGCAACTTGAACAAGTTTGTTGTTTATGCTTCCGACCAAACTCATTCCACATTTGCTAAAGCTTGTAAGATAGTCGGCATTTCTCCTCGGAACATAAGGTTGATTCCGACGACGATCGACGCCGGTTTCTCTTTATCTCCCATTCAGCTTAAGGCCGCCGTCGAAGCAGACATGGAGAATGGGTTGGTCCCACTCTATCTTTGTGTCACCCTAGGGACCACTTCCACCACGGCTGTTGATCCAATCGAACTGCTCGCTGGTGTGGCGAAGGAACATGGCATGTGGGTTCACGTGGATGCTGCTTACGCCGGAAGTGCATGTATATGCCCGGAGTTCCGCCATCACCTTAATGGGGTAGAACTAGTTGACTCGTTGAGTTTGAGTCCCCACAAGTGGCTACTCAGTGGCTTAGATTGTTGCTGCTTGTGGGTCAAAAACCCCACCGCACTTGTCAAAGCTCTAAGCACCAACCCGGAATACTTGAGAAACAAACAAAGCGAATCGGATTCCGTCGTCGATTTCAAGGACTGGCAAGTCGGTACCGGCCGGCGGTTCAAGTCATTAAGATTATGGCTCATTTTTCAAACCTACGGTGTCGTCAACTTACAAGATCACATCCGGTCCGACGTAGGGATGGCCAAGATTTTCGAGGATTTTGTAAGATCCGACCCGAGGTTCGAGATTGTGGTGCCAAGAGAGTTCGGGCTGGTGTGTTTCCGATTGAACCCGGATGAAACTTTCGGGTCGGATTACACCGAACTGTCGAACCAGAAGTTGTTGGATTGGGTCAATTCGACGGGTCGGGTTTATATGGCTCATAGGAAAGCTGGTGGAATATATGTCCTGAGATTTGCTGTGGGCGCCACATTGACGGGCGACAACCACGTGGTTGCTGCATGGAAGCTGATCAAGGAAGGAGCTGATGCATTGCTGAAGACTGTTTGA